A genomic window from Triticum urartu cultivar G1812 chromosome 7, Tu2.1, whole genome shotgun sequence includes:
- the LOC125518754 gene encoding retinitis pigmentosa 9 protein homolog — MRRGEVEERKKRKKKKKKERGGEERRRRKEERKKKKRKKR; from the exons ATGAGGAGGGGAGAG gtagaagaaagaaagaagaggaagaagaagaagaagaaaga gagaggaggagaagaa agaagaagaagaaaagaagaaaggaagaagaagaaaaggaagaaaaga